The sequence below is a genomic window from Chromatiales bacterium.
CACAAATCCGTGCCCGGTTTCGACGTAAGCGGCAGGGCGTCGTTTGTTGGGTATAAATATCTCAATCGCCAATTGCAGATCGGTCTCACCGCCTACCGTGCCCTTTTGACGTATCCACCACCACCCCGGTTTGTCGGGTATCTTGGTTGTCCAAATCATAGCCGTTGTATCTTGAATGGTAACTCACTCATCCCCATAAGGTCGCATTCCTTGACCTCTTTGCGCCAGGTCTTGCTCGCAGGCTCCCAAAAGAACCCGGCCTGTTTTGCCTTGTCTCGGTCGTCATAGCTCACCATTGCTGCAATCGTGACCGTTGGGGATTGTGACCGCGTTAGCACCTCCTCTATCGGATAGCAGGAGAGAAGTGCGAGCATGGTCTGTACGTCAGAGAGTGCCCGGTGGCCGTACTGGTTCACGATCCCGTGATCGGCTGCCATGTAGGTGAGCTTCCGGCTTCCTTCTGGCGCTGGTAGGTCGTAACGGGTGTCGATGAAGTCAAGTGGAGCTGTGCTTGGTAGGATCGCGTCAATCGGGATTGGGGCGTCTCCCCTTTCGTTCCATCTGGTGATGTTGTTAGCCAAGAAGGGGAGGTCGAACGTTGTGCCGTTGTGGGTTACGATTCCAGCTACCATGGGGTGCTGAGCATTCTTCACGAGTAACCGCATAACGTGCCCAAAGTCCGCCCCGTGGTTCCGTAGATCGTCAATCGTAATGCCCGTTAATTGCTGCACATCCTCCGGGTACTCTCTTCCATCCCATACCCCATCCGCACTACCTACCAGAGTAGATGCTGTTTGGATCGCCGCCTTCTTCTCTGTGTCCCACGACACAATGGCAATCTCCGTGATACTGTCGTTCTCAATGTCCGTGCCCGTTGTCTCGATGTCAATCCCCAAAAGAATCATGATGCTCTCGCTGTTTGATGTATGTGTTTACTCTAAAAACGACTGCCTGAGTACCCAAAAAAAAACGATTATCAATGTCACCACCATCCCCGCACCCGTGGGCTAACCATGATCGGTGGACACCTCGACCGAAGAAGTAGCCACCATCCCCGCACCCGTGGGGTTAACCCGATGCGTAATTCGTAGGGCAGTGTCCCTACGCCACCATCCCCGCACCCGTGGGGTTAACCTTTCTCACTGTAAAATTTGCTTAT
It includes:
- a CDS encoding 3'-5' exonuclease is translated as MILLGIDIETTGTDIENDSITEIAIVSWDTEKKAAIQTASTLVGSADGVWDGREYPEDVQQLTGITIDDLRNHGADFGHVMRLLVKNAQHPMVAGIVTHNGTTFDLPFLANNITRWNERGDAPIPIDAILPSTAPLDFIDTRYDLPAPEGSRKLTYMAADHGIVNQYGHRALSDVQTMLALLSCYPIEEVLTRSQSPTVTIAAMVSYDDRDKAKQAGFFWEPASKTWRKEVKECDLMGMSELPFKIQRL